A stretch of the Candidatus Tumulicola sp. genome encodes the following:
- a CDS encoding non-canonical purine NTP pyrophosphatase — protein MTLRLDPRVAIAVATRNADKFREIAAVWGDRLPLLVLAGDEYPDVDERFETYEENAVLKARALAQVRGGPALADDSGIEVEDLDWDPGIRSARTPSPDSTPEQRNADLLRRLGSIPSSKRRARYVCVCALVVPDHEPLIASGEVEGLIADAPRGTAGFGYDPIFFYPPFACTFGETDGEKKNAVSHRGNAVRALLQKFQ, from the coding sequence TTGACGCTGCGGCTCGATCCGCGGGTGGCTATCGCAGTCGCGACGCGCAACGCCGACAAGTTTCGGGAGATCGCGGCTGTGTGGGGCGACCGGCTGCCGCTCTTGGTGCTGGCGGGTGACGAGTATCCCGATGTCGACGAACGCTTCGAAACGTATGAAGAGAACGCAGTGCTCAAGGCCCGCGCGTTGGCGCAAGTGCGCGGCGGTCCGGCGCTTGCCGACGACTCCGGGATTGAAGTAGAAGACCTGGATTGGGACCCGGGCATACGATCTGCGAGAACGCCTTCGCCGGATTCGACCCCGGAGCAGCGCAACGCCGACCTCTTGCGCCGGCTTGGTTCGATTCCAAGCTCGAAGCGCCGCGCGCGCTATGTGTGCGTGTGCGCGCTTGTCGTACCAGACCACGAACCTCTGATCGCGAGCGGCGAGGTCGAAGGTTTGATCGCCGACGCACCGCGCGGCACTGCGGGATTCGGCTACGATCCGATCTTTTTCTATCCGCCGTTCGCGTGCACGTTTGGCGAGACCGACGGTGAGAAGAAGAACGCCGTATCGCATCGGGGCAACGCGGTGCGCGCACTGCTACAAAAGTTCCAATAA
- the lepA gene encoding translation elongation factor 4, giving the protein MSHRVAVSRTNARVRNFCITAHIDHGKTTLSDRLLEITGTLAARDMTDQVLDSMDLERERGITIKAHPVTLQYQARDGETYELNLIDTPGHVDFSYEVSRSMSACEGALLVIDAAQGIEAQTLANYYLADEAKLEIIPVINKIDLPSANPDAVIRDVEETLVIEASRAIKASAKEGIGIEEILEAIVRYVPPPKGSAEHLRALVFDSHYDAYRGVICYVRVVDGALRSGMKIRSMVSDRVFEVMEVGTFQPEMRPAEMLDLGEVGYVIANVKSLSEIAVGDTLTDANSPAHVPLPGYRKVTPMVYCGLYPNEGVHYGDLRDALEKLKLNDASLSYEPESSIALGFGFRCGFLGLLHMEIVQERLEREYGLSLIATSPSVVYHVRTNAGVEMTIDNPAKLPAPPEIASLQEPFVRCSIISPAEYIGPIMDLCQSRRGTMLSMDYISPQRVIFQYEMPLAEVIIDFFDHLKSRTKGYASLDYELIGYREGDLVKLDILLNGESVDALSFIIHRDKAPLWGRLLAEKLKEVIPRQMFDVPIQAAIGNKVVARETVKAMRKNVLAKCYGGDITRKRKLLEKQKEGKRRMKQVGNVELPQEAFMAVLQLERSGG; this is encoded by the coding sequence ATGTCCCATCGCGTAGCCGTCTCGCGCACGAACGCACGCGTGCGCAATTTCTGCATCACCGCTCACATCGATCATGGCAAGACGACCTTGTCCGACCGGCTGCTGGAGATCACCGGCACGCTGGCCGCGCGCGATATGACGGATCAGGTGCTCGACTCGATGGATCTCGAGCGCGAGCGCGGCATCACGATCAAAGCGCATCCGGTCACCCTGCAATATCAGGCTCGCGACGGCGAGACCTATGAATTGAACCTGATCGACACGCCCGGGCACGTGGATTTTTCGTACGAGGTGTCGCGTTCAATGTCGGCGTGCGAGGGGGCGCTGCTGGTGATCGACGCAGCGCAGGGCATCGAAGCGCAGACGCTCGCGAACTATTACTTGGCGGATGAGGCGAAGCTCGAGATCATCCCGGTCATCAATAAGATCGACTTGCCTTCGGCGAATCCCGATGCGGTGATTCGCGATGTGGAGGAGACGTTGGTGATCGAGGCGTCGCGCGCCATCAAGGCGTCGGCGAAGGAAGGCATCGGGATCGAGGAGATCCTCGAGGCGATCGTGCGCTACGTGCCGCCGCCGAAGGGCTCGGCCGAGCACCTGCGGGCGCTGGTCTTCGACTCGCACTACGATGCGTATCGAGGCGTGATCTGTTACGTGCGCGTGGTGGATGGAGCGCTGCGCTCGGGTATGAAGATCCGCTCGATGGTGAGCGATCGCGTTTTCGAGGTCATGGAGGTCGGTACGTTCCAGCCGGAGATGCGCCCCGCGGAGATGCTGGATCTCGGCGAGGTGGGCTACGTGATCGCCAACGTCAAGTCGCTGTCCGAGATCGCGGTCGGCGATACGCTGACCGACGCGAATTCACCGGCGCACGTGCCGCTGCCCGGCTACCGTAAGGTGACGCCGATGGTGTACTGCGGGCTGTATCCGAATGAGGGAGTGCACTACGGCGACCTGCGCGACGCGCTGGAGAAGTTGAAGCTGAACGACGCGTCGCTGTCGTACGAGCCGGAGTCCTCGATCGCGCTGGGGTTCGGCTTCCGCTGCGGTTTCCTCGGGCTGCTGCACATGGAGATCGTGCAGGAGCGGCTCGAGCGCGAGTATGGGCTGTCGCTTATCGCGACGTCGCCGTCGGTCGTGTACCACGTACGCACAAATGCCGGTGTGGAGATGACGATCGACAACCCGGCGAAACTGCCGGCGCCGCCCGAGATCGCGAGTCTGCAGGAGCCGTTCGTGCGCTGCTCCATCATCTCGCCGGCGGAGTATATCGGGCCGATCATGGATCTGTGCCAAAGCAGGCGCGGTACCATGCTGTCGATGGACTACATCTCGCCCCAGCGCGTGATCTTCCAGTACGAGATGCCGCTGGCCGAGGTGATCATCGACTTCTTCGATCATCTGAAGTCGCGCACGAAGGGCTATGCGAGTTTGGATTACGAGCTCATCGGTTACCGCGAGGGCGATTTGGTGAAGCTCGATATCCTGTTGAACGGCGAGTCGGTCGACGCGCTGTCGTTCATCATCCATCGTGACAAGGCGCCCCTGTGGGGCCGCTTGCTGGCCGAGAAGTTGAAGGAAGTGATCCCGCGGCAGATGTTCGACGTGCCGATCCAAGCCGCGATCGGCAACAAAGTCGTCGCGCGCGAGACCGTCAAGGCGATGCGCAAGAACGTGCTCGCCAAGTGCTACGGGGGCGACATCACGCGCAAGCGCAAGCTGCTGGAGAAACAGAAAGAAGGCAAGCGGCGCATGAAACAGGTGGGCAACGTCGAGCTGCCTCAAGAGGCGTTCATGGCCGTGCTGCAGTTGGAACGCAGCGGCGGCTAG
- a CDS encoding peptidoglycan DD-metalloendopeptidase family protein has protein sequence MPKGLLSPDKRIVIKIIPHDAASVYKLEVTHRHVAIGLTCVLAVVAALFFDHEVQVRAAEAQVKALQKVTTSQRQQLVNFSNQTNYMWRQLHQIQHENQVIRRLTATPAPHPPVGTAKQAKPFAMLAPEPVAVAPLPVAVVPMHAPPSPTLWAQVVALARAYQDSTVTFASESAQMSVLAIELDHTYSDALVLKGKALALAEARREEAMARQRALDAMPSIWPTEGSITGCFCYRSYPDREFHPGVDIVNDYGAPVYATASGTVILAGWDSGYGEKVEIDHGNGYVTWYGHNTELLVSAGQSVHKGELIARVGSTGFATGPHVHYEVLLNGTPVNPEPFLSGSVLPQLPQISS, from the coding sequence GTGCCGAAGGGATTGTTATCGCCGGATAAGCGTATCGTCATCAAGATCATTCCGCATGACGCCGCATCCGTGTACAAGCTCGAAGTGACGCACCGTCATGTGGCAATCGGGCTGACCTGCGTGCTGGCTGTCGTCGCGGCGCTGTTCTTCGATCATGAAGTGCAGGTGCGCGCCGCTGAAGCGCAGGTGAAGGCGCTCCAGAAGGTGACGACGTCTCAGCGTCAGCAGTTGGTCAATTTCTCGAACCAGACCAACTATATGTGGCGCCAGCTGCACCAGATCCAGCATGAGAATCAGGTCATCCGCCGCCTGACGGCCACTCCCGCGCCCCACCCGCCGGTCGGAACGGCGAAGCAAGCCAAACCGTTTGCGATGCTTGCGCCGGAGCCGGTCGCCGTTGCGCCGCTACCCGTCGCTGTAGTGCCGATGCACGCGCCGCCTTCGCCGACGCTGTGGGCACAAGTGGTCGCGCTGGCCCGCGCCTACCAGGACAGCACGGTGACGTTTGCGAGCGAGTCAGCGCAGATGTCGGTGCTCGCGATCGAGCTGGACCACACCTATTCGGACGCGCTGGTGCTCAAGGGCAAGGCGCTTGCTTTGGCCGAGGCTCGGCGCGAAGAGGCGATGGCCCGGCAGCGCGCGCTCGACGCGATGCCGTCCATCTGGCCGACCGAGGGAAGCATCACGGGTTGTTTCTGCTATCGGAGCTACCCGGATCGCGAGTTCCACCCCGGCGTCGATATCGTCAACGACTACGGCGCACCGGTGTACGCCACCGCATCCGGTACCGTCATCCTGGCCGGCTGGGATTCTGGGTATGGCGAGAAGGTCGAGATCGACCATGGCAACGGCTACGTCACGTGGTACGGTCACAACACCGAGTTGCTCGTGAGCGCCGGGCAGAGCGTGCATAAGGGCGAGCTCATAGCGCGCGTCGGCTCAACCGGCTTCGCGACAGGACCGCACGTCCACTACGAGGTCTTGCTGAACGGAACCCCGGTGAATCCCGAGCCGTTCTTGTCGGGCAGCGTCCTGCCGCAACTTCCCCAGATCAGCTCGTAA
- a CDS encoding DUF4446 family protein: MNDVSTSLGAGLSTAAIFLIVALCAACSIAVTAIYHWAVARPRFRSSGDTVSETGPENNTESLGALRDRMAALEAASADALQHVGFVRFNAFPDVGSELSYALAAIDGRGNGFLISSIYSREEVRTYAKAVRNFAADKEVSAEEQRALEIAVTASKSKK, encoded by the coding sequence GTGAATGACGTTAGCACGTCTTTAGGGGCTGGGTTGAGCACTGCGGCAATCTTTCTTATCGTAGCTTTATGCGCCGCATGCTCCATCGCCGTAACGGCGATCTACCACTGGGCCGTCGCGCGGCCGAGGTTCCGATCTTCCGGGGACACCGTATCTGAGACGGGCCCGGAAAACAACACGGAGAGCCTTGGAGCGCTGCGCGACCGGATGGCTGCCCTTGAGGCGGCTTCCGCAGACGCCCTGCAACACGTCGGGTTCGTGCGCTTCAACGCATTCCCGGACGTCGGATCAGAACTCTCATATGCTTTGGCCGCGATCGATGGGCGCGGTAATGGTTTTTTGATTTCGAGCATCTATTCGCGCGAAGAAGTGCGGACGTATGCGAAGGCCGTCCGGAACTTCGCCGCCGACAAAGAGGTCAGCGCTGAGGAACAGCGCGCGCTCGAGATCGCCGTGACCGCTTCTAAATCGAAAAAATAG
- the tadA gene encoding tRNA adenosine(34) deaminase TadA: protein MSVTTSTDTGFMRKALELAETAQRHGDVPVGAVLVIDGKIVSVGFNQKEANHDPTAHAEMVALRQASAHRGGWRLSGATMYVTKEPCVMCAAACVAARIDRIVFACADPKGGGAGSVLNVCDDPRLNHRVAVERGVMEEEAAEMLRAFFRDRRADEL, encoded by the coding sequence ATGAGCGTCACGACTTCCACCGACACCGGCTTCATGCGTAAGGCCTTGGAACTTGCCGAGACCGCGCAGCGCCACGGCGACGTGCCTGTCGGCGCCGTGCTGGTCATCGACGGCAAGATCGTGTCGGTCGGGTTCAATCAAAAGGAAGCCAATCACGATCCGACGGCGCACGCCGAGATGGTCGCACTGCGCCAAGCATCGGCGCATCGCGGCGGGTGGCGCTTGTCGGGTGCGACGATGTACGTCACCAAAGAACCCTGCGTCATGTGCGCCGCCGCATGCGTGGCCGCGCGGATCGATCGCATCGTCTTCGCATGCGCGGATCCCAAGGGCGGTGGAGCCGGATCGGTGCTCAACGTGTGCGATGATCCGCGACTGAACCACCGCGTCGCGGTCGAGCGCGGCGTGATGGAAGAGGAAGCTGCAGAGATGCTGCGTGCATTTTTTAGAGACCGTCGCGCGGACGAGCTTTGA
- a CDS encoding glycosyltransferase, which produces MALRMKHGNGLTERRERVVLFLSASVGEGHTAAAQAVCAALREQSSQTRCEVVDSYRYASQVFHKVASNGYIGIVKVLPQLYKFVYDQAERATKVSSFKKWLHRYTAVNLRQLVSTMRPDVVVCTHAFPCGVMAEYKREFSDAPPVVGIVTDFVVHPFWIHRNIDGYAVATPAMRQMLIARGVPEGRIAVTGIPVDARFGRSVSKREVRRRLGIDVDRTTLLLMGGGLGIGPLEKSVVGLDRLRCDFQTVVVVGKNPALERRLKATARTLRHPMTVVGFVPNVFDYMRAADVLVSKPGGLTSSESLAAELPIVMLKPLPGQEERNTRYLEDSGVGIRVQTSKELVHELDRLLGDPEALEQMRVAARRLAKPFAAQAVAEMIASLVPA; this is translated from the coding sequence GTGGCGCTCCGTATGAAGCACGGGAACGGGTTGACGGAACGCCGAGAGCGGGTCGTCTTGTTCCTGTCGGCAAGCGTGGGGGAGGGGCACACGGCAGCCGCCCAGGCGGTCTGCGCTGCGCTGCGCGAGCAGAGTTCTCAGACGCGCTGCGAGGTCGTGGACTCGTACCGCTACGCGTCTCAAGTGTTCCACAAGGTTGCGAGCAACGGGTACATCGGCATCGTCAAAGTGCTGCCGCAGTTGTACAAGTTCGTCTACGACCAAGCCGAGCGCGCGACCAAGGTGTCGTCGTTCAAGAAATGGCTGCATCGCTACACCGCCGTCAATCTGCGCCAGCTGGTCTCGACCATGCGGCCCGACGTCGTGGTCTGCACGCATGCGTTTCCGTGCGGCGTCATGGCCGAATACAAACGCGAGTTTTCAGACGCCCCTCCGGTGGTCGGCATCGTCACGGATTTCGTCGTGCATCCGTTTTGGATCCACCGCAACATCGACGGCTATGCCGTGGCCACGCCGGCCATGCGTCAGATGCTCATCGCGCGCGGCGTTCCCGAGGGCCGCATCGCCGTCACCGGTATCCCGGTGGATGCGCGCTTCGGGCGCAGCGTTTCCAAACGAGAGGTGCGGCGGCGGCTCGGCATCGACGTCGATCGAACCACGCTGCTGCTCATGGGAGGCGGACTCGGCATCGGCCCGCTCGAGAAATCAGTCGTCGGCTTGGATCGCTTGCGCTGCGATTTTCAAACCGTAGTGGTCGTCGGCAAGAACCCGGCGCTGGAACGGCGCTTGAAGGCGACCGCGCGCACCCTGCGCCACCCCATGACCGTCGTCGGCTTCGTGCCGAATGTCTTCGATTACATGCGCGCGGCGGACGTCTTGGTCAGCAAGCCCGGCGGTCTCACGAGTTCCGAATCGTTGGCGGCCGAGTTGCCGATCGTGATGCTGAAGCCACTGCCTGGTCAAGAAGAGCGTAACACGCGCTATCTTGAGGACAGCGGCGTCGGAATCCGGGTGCAAACGTCGAAGGAGTTGGTGCACGAGTTGGACCGCTTGTTGGGCGATCCTGAGGCGCTCGAACAGATGCGAGTCGCCGCGCGCAGGTTGGCCAAGCCGTTCGCCGCGCAGGCCGTGGCGGAGATGATCGCGTCGCTCGTTCCGGCTTGA
- the mltG gene encoding endolytic transglycosylase MltG, which produces MRRAILIIAIVAAALGLLVAAALAWLVYGDRSLPAQSVTLMVERGSGVAQIASLLKEHGVVRSTRLLSAYLRWRGTATRINAAEYTFSARETLPEVTAVLESGGRPPTTWITIPEGFTALQIAQRLSAMRLPAAADFMHVVRTRSVRFGAAHSNGLEGFLYPETYQIALEANAEDIAARMTEQFGRELPRDYAVAAKRLGYSLPQIVTIASIIEREAKADAERPVMAGVYYNRLRRKMPLEVDATIEYALPKHKYALSFRDLAVDSPYNTYTHVGLPPTPISNPGRRSILAALHPRPTTHLYYVYCGKGRHEFSDTLAEQQAAEQRCLH; this is translated from the coding sequence ATGCGGCGAGCGATCCTTATCATCGCCATCGTCGCCGCAGCGTTGGGACTGCTCGTCGCGGCGGCGCTCGCGTGGTTGGTGTATGGCGACCGCTCGCTGCCCGCGCAAAGCGTCACGCTTATGGTCGAGCGAGGCAGCGGCGTAGCGCAGATCGCTTCGCTTTTGAAAGAACACGGCGTGGTGCGCTCGACCCGGCTGCTGTCCGCATATCTGCGCTGGCGCGGCACGGCGACGCGGATCAACGCTGCCGAGTATACGTTCAGTGCGCGCGAAACGCTGCCGGAGGTCACCGCCGTTTTGGAAAGCGGCGGCCGTCCGCCCACCACCTGGATCACGATTCCGGAAGGCTTTACGGCGCTGCAGATCGCGCAGCGGCTCTCGGCTATGCGCTTGCCCGCGGCCGCCGATTTCATGCACGTCGTGCGGACGCGAAGCGTGCGCTTCGGCGCCGCGCACAGCAACGGGCTGGAGGGCTTTCTGTATCCCGAAACTTATCAAATCGCGTTGGAGGCAAACGCTGAAGACATCGCTGCGCGCATGACCGAGCAATTCGGGCGGGAGCTGCCCCGCGACTACGCCGTCGCCGCGAAGCGGCTGGGCTACAGCCTTCCGCAAATCGTCACGATCGCGTCGATCATCGAGCGCGAGGCGAAAGCCGACGCCGAACGGCCGGTCATGGCGGGCGTGTATTACAACCGGCTGCGGCGGAAGATGCCCCTGGAGGTCGACGCGACCATCGAGTACGCATTGCCCAAGCACAAGTACGCCCTTTCGTTTCGCGATCTTGCGGTGGACAGCCCATATAACACCTACACGCACGTGGGCCTGCCGCCGACGCCGATATCCAACCCCGGTAGGCGCTCGATCCTCGCGGCTCTCCACCCGCGACCCACCACCCACCTGTACTACGTGTACTGCGGCAAAGGACGCCATGAATTCTCCGACACGCTCGCCGAGCAGCAGGCGGCCGAGCAGCGCTGCTTGCACTAG